A window of Brevibacterium ihuae contains these coding sequences:
- a CDS encoding GNAT family N-acetyltransferase, with amino-acid sequence MTIRPFAPGDDLALNEVLHDASTPAQHAARNLFRADSESPVSRCVVAVLDDSDAGSGSGAGATDILVGAAAIAESPAHPHRAWVHVEVAESERRRGVGRDLLAAVREAAAGTTLAGLPLRARVAAGSDAEAAARAAGFSPLFTTRVIEVSPGALGGLGADRLEDFEVTSTGSVALTRAFAEWYAGVNRADPAAEMTIGQVNTRFLSEAAGAHGAALLRAPGSGKNGEVTTFAVSYAQPEAGAAGAPGGSGTAASGAGAQGTAGGDSTGAEAGSPPAGGFADDLPATELTLGSIFDARAASGLGAAAGTDSGDTRATAEDTPRPDADDPEFQTALGDAGVLLARLSVETPVALEVTSEMPVLTALVDGLLEAGQARVMQTYLTLGAG; translated from the coding sequence ATGACGATCCGCCCGTTCGCGCCCGGGGACGATCTCGCACTCAACGAGGTCCTCCACGACGCGTCGACCCCCGCGCAGCATGCCGCCCGCAACCTCTTCCGCGCCGATTCCGAATCCCCGGTGTCGCGCTGCGTGGTCGCCGTGCTCGACGATTCCGACGCGGGTTCGGGGAGCGGTGCCGGGGCCACGGACATCCTCGTCGGTGCGGCCGCGATCGCCGAATCGCCAGCGCACCCGCACCGCGCCTGGGTCCACGTCGAGGTGGCCGAATCCGAGCGCCGCCGCGGGGTGGGCAGAGATCTGCTCGCCGCCGTCCGCGAGGCCGCGGCGGGGACGACGCTCGCCGGCCTGCCGCTGCGGGCGCGCGTCGCCGCCGGTTCCGACGCCGAGGCGGCCGCCCGCGCCGCAGGATTCTCGCCGCTGTTCACCACGCGCGTGATCGAGGTGTCACCCGGTGCGCTCGGGGGACTGGGCGCGGACCGGCTCGAGGACTTCGAGGTGACATCGACGGGTTCGGTCGCGCTGACGCGGGCATTCGCCGAGTGGTATGCGGGGGTCAACCGTGCGGACCCGGCGGCGGAGATGACGATCGGCCAGGTCAACACCCGGTTCCTCTCCGAGGCCGCGGGCGCGCACGGGGCGGCGCTGCTCCGTGCACCCGGTTCGGGGAAGAACGGCGAGGTGACGACGTTCGCGGTGTCCTACGCCCAGCCGGAGGCCGGTGCTGCCGGTGCCCCGGGTGGCAGCGGGACGGCCGCATCGGGGGCCGGTGCCCAGGGGACTGCCGGCGGGGACAGCACCGGCGCCGAGGCGGGATCACCTCCCGCCGGGGGCTTCGCTGATGATCTGCCGGCCACTGAGCTCACGCTCGGCTCGATCTTCGACGCGCGAGCCGCGTCAGGGCTCGGCGCCGCTGCCGGGACGGACTCGGGAGATACGCGGGCAACCGCGGAGGACACTCCTCGACCCGATGCCGACGACCCGGAGTTCCAGACCGCCCTCGGTGATGCCGGGGTTCTGCTCGCGCGCCTGAGCGTGGAGACCCCGGTTGCGCTCGAGGTGACGAGTGAGATGCCGGTGCTCACCGCCCTCGTCGACGGCCTCCTCGAAGCCGGGCAGGCGCGGGTGATGCAGACGTACCTCACGCTCGGCGCCGGCTGA
- the deoC gene encoding deoxyribose-phosphate aldolase — MTSRSDAAALIDHTLLKPESTAADVAALVAEARELGVLAVCVSPNALPLQDTGDLVVATVCGFPSGAHASAVKAAEARQAVADGAAEVDMVIDLGLAKAGDFDGVEADIRAVVEAAGQALVKVIIESAALTDDEIVEACRRAEAAGAGFVKTSTGFHPAGGASTHAVELMRKTVGDRLGVKASGGIRDAEAARAMIAAGASRLGLSGSRAVLDGFS, encoded by the coding sequence ATGACCTCACGCTCTGACGCCGCCGCGCTCATCGACCACACCCTGCTCAAGCCGGAGAGCACCGCCGCCGACGTCGCCGCCCTCGTCGCCGAGGCGCGCGAGCTCGGCGTCCTCGCCGTGTGCGTCTCGCCGAACGCGCTGCCGCTCCAGGACACCGGCGATCTCGTCGTCGCGACGGTGTGCGGATTCCCCTCCGGCGCCCACGCCTCCGCGGTCAAGGCCGCCGAGGCGCGGCAGGCGGTGGCCGACGGAGCCGCCGAGGTCGACATGGTCATCGACCTCGGGCTCGCGAAGGCCGGGGACTTCGACGGGGTCGAGGCCGACATCCGCGCCGTGGTCGAGGCCGCGGGCCAGGCGCTGGTCAAGGTCATCATCGAATCCGCCGCGCTCACCGACGACGAGATCGTCGAGGCGTGCCGCCGCGCGGAGGCCGCCGGCGCGGGCTTCGTCAAGACCTCGACCGGCTTCCACCCGGCGGGCGGCGCGAGCACCCACGCCGTCGAGCTCATGCGGAAGACCGTGGGGGACCGCCTGGGCGTCAAGGCTTCCGGCGGGATCCGGGACGCCGAGGCCGCCCGCGCGATGATCGCCGCCGGCGCCTCGCGCCTGGGCCTGTCCGGTTCGCGCGCGGTGCTCGACGGCTTCTCCTGA
- a CDS encoding thymidine phosphorylase gives MPNTTGQQAPGQQAATLEAFDAVDVIRTKRDDSELSTEQIDWVIDAYTRGAVGDEQMSALAMAIYLNGMTADETAAWTRAMIASGERMDFSGLDQPTADKHSTGGVGDKITLPLAPLVAAFGVAVPQLSGRGLGHTGGTLDKLESIPGWRADLDAEEMLAMLRDPGAVICAAGAGLAPADKKLYALRDITGTVEAIPLIASSIMSKKIAEGTGALVLDVKVGSGAFMKDLASARSLAQTMVALGREAGVETSALLTDMSTPLGRTVGNALEVRESLEVLAGGGPADVVDLTVALAAEMLRLAGRDTGEDAVRDALQDGRAMDVWRTMIERQGGDPDADLPQATETETVTAESDGVLMELDALAVGTASWRLGAGRARKEDAVQAGAGLEIHVKPGEAVRAGQPILPLHSDDSARFGRARESLASAIVVEPAAEGADAAAEPIVLDRIS, from the coding sequence CATCGATGCCTACACTCGCGGGGCGGTCGGGGACGAGCAGATGTCCGCGCTCGCGATGGCGATCTACCTCAACGGCATGACCGCTGATGAGACCGCCGCCTGGACCCGCGCGATGATCGCCTCGGGCGAGCGGATGGACTTCTCGGGTCTTGACCAGCCGACGGCCGACAAGCACTCGACCGGCGGAGTCGGTGACAAGATCACCCTGCCGCTCGCCCCGCTCGTCGCCGCGTTCGGCGTCGCCGTCCCGCAGCTCTCCGGCCGCGGACTCGGACACACCGGGGGCACTCTCGACAAGCTCGAATCGATCCCGGGCTGGCGCGCGGACCTCGACGCCGAGGAGATGCTCGCAATGCTCCGCGACCCGGGTGCGGTGATCTGCGCCGCCGGTGCCGGACTGGCGCCGGCGGACAAGAAGCTCTACGCGCTGCGCGACATCACCGGCACCGTCGAGGCGATCCCGCTCATCGCCTCCTCGATCATGTCGAAGAAGATCGCCGAGGGCACCGGCGCCCTCGTCCTCGACGTCAAGGTCGGCTCCGGGGCCTTCATGAAGGACCTCGCCTCGGCCCGGTCGCTCGCACAGACCATGGTCGCCCTCGGCCGCGAGGCCGGGGTGGAGACGAGCGCGTTGCTCACCGACATGTCGACGCCGCTCGGACGGACGGTCGGCAACGCGCTCGAGGTGCGCGAATCCCTCGAGGTGCTCGCCGGCGGCGGGCCCGCCGACGTCGTCGACCTCACCGTCGCGCTCGCCGCGGAGATGCTCCGCCTCGCCGGGCGCGACACCGGTGAGGACGCGGTGCGCGATGCGCTGCAGGACGGCCGTGCGATGGACGTGTGGCGCACGATGATCGAACGGCAGGGCGGCGACCCGGACGCGGACCTGCCGCAGGCCACGGAGACCGAGACCGTGACCGCGGAGTCCGACGGCGTACTCATGGAGCTCGACGCGCTCGCGGTCGGCACCGCCTCATGGCGCCTCGGCGCCGGCCGCGCTCGCAAGGAGGATGCGGTGCAGGCGGGTGCCGGCCTCGAGATCCACGTCAAGCCCGGTGAGGCCGTGCGCGCCGGCCAGCCGATCCTCCCCCTCCACTCCGACGATTCCGCACGCTTCGGGAGGGCCCGGGAGTCGCTCGCCTCGGCGATCGTCGTCGAGCCCGCCGCAGAGGGCGCCGACGCCGCGGCAGAACCGATCGTCCTCGACCGGATCTCATGA
- a CDS encoding phospho-sugar mutase translates to MGRVADRFTGGFDARIVREWIADDPDPTTRAELADLLAATEGAEPSGAEPTAALQARAELEDRFLAPLSFGTAGLRGAIAAGPNRMNRAVVIRAAAGLARFLDDAVGAGCTAVGSDPGAPLASDDAGAFSVVIGCDARHGSADFARDTAAVVTAAGGRAVLLPPHLPTPVLAFAVTHLGADAGVMVTASHNPPADNGYKVYLGERPLAAILSRTGEDPGLARDGAGAQIVPPFDALIAEAIAAVPSVAATPRAKSGWETAGADIVEAYLAHIDTLGERASAPVRIVLTSLHGVGGDTALRALERCGFADVHVVVSQASPDPDFPTVTFPNPEEAGALDAALDLAGRVDADLIIAHDPDADRFSAAIPVRGQGEQEFRQLTGDEVGLLLGERIAARTAAHRSPGSHDLSADSPAPDAPAPVLANSIVSSQALSAVARAHGLAHTNTLTGFKWISRVPGLVFGYEEALGYCVAPQAVRDKDGISASIVFAGMVSELAAEGRTVEDELDRIRARDGVHLTAPVTFRMEDTTLIAAAMDRVRSAPPSALAGAAVTRVVDMAARFNGLPPTDGVALFTADGGRVIIRPSGTEPKLKCYLEVIGGTRRALDALAGAVQEYLGL, encoded by the coding sequence ATGGGGCGTGTCGCCGACCGCTTCACCGGCGGCTTCGATGCCCGGATCGTCCGCGAATGGATCGCCGACGATCCCGACCCGACCACCCGGGCCGAGCTCGCGGACCTGCTCGCCGCCACCGAAGGCGCCGAGCCCAGCGGCGCGGAGCCCACTGCCGCCCTCCAGGCGCGCGCCGAGCTCGAGGACCGCTTCCTCGCACCCCTGAGCTTCGGCACTGCGGGCCTGCGCGGGGCGATCGCGGCCGGGCCGAACCGGATGAACCGCGCGGTCGTCATCCGCGCCGCCGCCGGCCTCGCCCGCTTCCTCGACGACGCGGTGGGCGCCGGGTGCACTGCGGTCGGTTCCGACCCGGGCGCCCCTCTTGCCTCCGACGACGCGGGTGCCTTCTCCGTGGTCATCGGCTGCGATGCCCGCCACGGCTCGGCCGACTTCGCACGTGACACCGCCGCGGTCGTCACCGCGGCCGGCGGCCGGGCCGTCCTCCTGCCCCCGCACCTGCCGACCCCGGTCCTCGCGTTCGCGGTGACGCACCTGGGCGCCGACGCGGGCGTCATGGTCACCGCGAGCCACAATCCGCCCGCGGACAACGGGTACAAGGTCTACCTCGGCGAGCGCCCGCTCGCCGCCATTCTCAGCCGGACCGGCGAGGATCCCGGGCTCGCGCGCGACGGTGCCGGGGCACAGATCGTGCCGCCCTTCGACGCGCTCATCGCCGAGGCGATCGCCGCGGTTCCCTCCGTCGCCGCCACTCCGCGCGCCAAGTCCGGGTGGGAGACCGCCGGCGCCGACATCGTCGAGGCGTACCTCGCCCACATCGACACGCTGGGCGAGCGCGCCTCGGCGCCGGTCCGCATCGTGCTCACGTCCCTCCACGGGGTGGGCGGGGACACTGCACTGCGGGCGCTCGAGCGCTGCGGTTTCGCCGACGTCCACGTGGTCGTGTCTCAGGCGTCCCCCGACCCCGACTTCCCCACGGTGACGTTCCCCAACCCGGAGGAGGCCGGCGCGCTCGACGCCGCGCTCGACCTCGCCGGCCGGGTCGATGCCGACCTCATCATCGCCCACGACCCCGATGCGGACCGCTTCAGCGCCGCGATCCCGGTGCGCGGGCAGGGTGAGCAGGAGTTCCGGCAGCTCACCGGTGACGAGGTGGGCCTCCTGCTCGGCGAGAGGATCGCCGCGCGCACCGCCGCGCACCGCTCGCCCGGGTCACACGACCTCTCCGCAGACTCCCCGGCACCGGACGCACCGGCCCCGGTCCTCGCGAACTCGATCGTCTCGTCCCAGGCGCTCAGCGCGGTCGCACGCGCCCACGGGCTCGCGCACACGAACACGCTCACCGGGTTCAAGTGGATCTCGCGCGTGCCCGGCCTGGTGTTCGGCTATGAGGAGGCGCTCGGGTATTGCGTCGCTCCGCAGGCGGTCCGCGACAAGGACGGGATCTCTGCGTCGATCGTGTTCGCCGGGATGGTCTCCGAACTCGCCGCGGAGGGTCGCACCGTCGAGGACGAGCTCGACCGCATCCGCGCGCGCGACGGCGTCCACCTCACCGCACCGGTGACCTTCCGCATGGAGGACACGACGCTCATCGCCGCTGCTATGGACCGGGTCCGCAGTGCGCCGCCGAGCGCTCTCGCCGGGGCCGCGGTGACCCGCGTCGTCGACATGGCGGCCAGGTTCAACGGCCTGCCGCCCACCGACGGCGTGGCGCTCTTCACCGCGGACGGCGGCCGCGTGATCATCCGACCCTCCGGGACGGAGCCCAAGCTCAAGTGCTATCTCGAGGTCATCGGCGGCACCCGCCGTGCGCTCGATGCGCTCGCGGGCGCGGTGCAGGAGTACCTGGGGCTGTAG
- a CDS encoding purine-nucleoside phosphorylase, translating to MTDSQLTDSALTEPAAVAASAAAVINSAARVESHDIALVLGSGWGQAADLIGETISELPAAEVPGFHSPVVAGHGGTLRSIRIGDTGQVALVLGARTHFYEDRGVRAVAHGVRTAAAAGCSTLVLTNGCGGLDPAWAPGTPVLISDHLNLTAASPLEGATFVDLTDLYSSRLRGIAREIDPSLDEAVYAQFRGPHYETPAEVRMAGILGAGLVGMSTALEAIAAREAGLEILGISLVTNLAAGVSQEALSHAEVIEAGQAAGPRISDLLARIVTRIAAGQDGRDPAAGRSAADGGVA from the coding sequence ATGACCGACTCCCAGCTTACCGATTCCGCGCTCACCGAGCCCGCTGCCGTCGCGGCCAGCGCCGCCGCCGTCATCAACTCCGCGGCCCGCGTCGAATCCCACGACATCGCGCTCGTCCTCGGCTCCGGCTGGGGCCAGGCGGCCGACCTCATCGGCGAGACGATCTCCGAGCTCCCCGCCGCCGAGGTCCCCGGCTTCCACTCCCCCGTCGTCGCCGGCCACGGCGGCACCCTCCGCAGCATCCGGATCGGCGACACCGGGCAGGTCGCCCTCGTGCTCGGCGCCCGCACCCACTTCTACGAGGACCGCGGCGTCCGCGCCGTGGCCCACGGAGTGCGCACCGCCGCCGCGGCCGGCTGCTCGACACTCGTCCTCACCAACGGCTGCGGCGGCCTCGACCCCGCGTGGGCGCCCGGCACCCCGGTGCTCATCTCCGACCACCTCAATCTCACCGCCGCGAGCCCGCTCGAAGGGGCGACATTCGTCGACCTCACCGACCTGTACTCCTCCCGCCTGCGCGGTATCGCCCGCGAGATCGACCCGAGCCTCGACGAGGCCGTCTACGCCCAGTTCCGCGGGCCGCACTACGAGACCCCCGCCGAGGTCCGCATGGCCGGCATCCTCGGCGCCGGGCTCGTGGGCATGTCGACCGCGCTCGAGGCGATCGCCGCCCGCGAGGCCGGGCTCGAGATCCTCGGCATCTCCCTCGTGACGAACCTCGCGGCGGGCGTGTCCCAGGAGGCCCTGTCCCACGCCGAGGTCATCGAGGCCGGCCAGGCCGCCGGTCCCCGGATCTCCGACCTGCTCGCGCGGATCGTCACCCGGATCGCCGCAGGTCAGGACGGCAGGGATCCCGCCGCCGGTCGGTCCGCTGCGGACGGCGGGGTCGCCTGA